From the Marinomonas sp. THO17 genome, one window contains:
- a CDS encoding Rieske (2Fe-2S) protein, producing MFQKHLIPNAQDLPEGKALNLKIENYNFLITRQQGEIIAYENRCPHQNKTLNWSEQDQVADEDYLKCQHHGALFSPLDGTCITGPCQGSHLKKATVGIEQGNCYLLLA from the coding sequence GTGTTTCAAAAGCATTTAATACCTAATGCGCAAGACCTACCCGAAGGAAAAGCGCTTAACCTAAAAATTGAAAATTACAACTTTTTGATCACTCGTCAGCAGGGTGAAATCATTGCCTACGAAAACCGCTGCCCACATCAAAACAAAACGTTGAACTGGTCCGAACAGGATCAAGTCGCAGACGAGGATTACCTCAAATGCCAGCATCATGGTGCTTTATTTTCACCACTAGATGGCACCTGTATTACAGGACCTTGCCAAGGCAGTCATCTGAAAAAAGCGACGGTTGGCATAGAACAAGGAAATTGCTATTTATTGCTCGCCTGA
- the mrcB gene encoding penicillin-binding protein 1B, translated as MFKWLLLIGLVASVPFAIWVWWLNDQVVSRFEGQKWQVPAEVYSAPIILKSGAPWKKQDLETLLEDTGYRFGRNSQKVGWAARSRTKVSAHLRSYIDHQGYHESERRIFSFENGRLQINALNGDSVAEARIEPQRIGFLYGGNTESRQILTYDQIPQTLLDILVAVEDRDFYDHWGISIIGIARALVVNLTHGARRQGGSTLTQQLVKNMYLSSERTYTRKLTEVIMSLLLEYHYSKQDIITAYMNEVYLAQFGNSALHGFAAASQHFFGRPLNELNIDEYALLVGMVKGPSLYNPQRSPQRAKSRRNVVLGVLKSQGRLTEQDYQSLIQQPIKLADNKRQKSIYGDYLDLVALQLSRDFDEITLATQNLKIYTGVDIRAQLAASQAMQRQVANLEQGDPKLKGLQGAMVVTDTRTGQVRAIVGSSDQYYTGFNRALGAVRPIGSLVKPPLYLSALATGRYTWWSKVEDKRLRFKVGREVWAPENYDRREHGEVHLYEAMAKSYNLATLALANQIGFDRIGETLRQLGVKRPFTMHPAMALGALELSPFEVSRLYQPIASQGQSNELGVVLAVMDQDNRLLKRFNRQTEVPFTDGVLAVTLDGMTKTPQIGTARAAQAAFPELTFAAKTGTTNQQKDSWYVGITGDYATTVWLGDDDNVPMKITGSSGAQKVWIDFTQHVNPTSLSSALPHGVGRFQVLKDSFELAADRCNDKVSLAFILGTEPKKSTSCIWPF; from the coding sequence TTGTTTAAATGGTTATTATTGATTGGACTGGTAGCAAGCGTACCCTTTGCTATATGGGTATGGTGGCTAAATGATCAGGTAGTGAGCCGGTTTGAAGGACAGAAGTGGCAGGTGCCTGCTGAGGTTTACAGTGCTCCTATTATTCTGAAGAGCGGTGCTCCTTGGAAGAAGCAAGATTTAGAAACCTTATTGGAAGACACAGGTTATCGCTTTGGGCGTAACAGTCAAAAAGTGGGGTGGGCGGCTCGTAGTCGTACAAAAGTGAGTGCCCACTTGCGTTCTTATATTGATCATCAAGGTTACCATGAAAGTGAGCGGCGTATTTTTTCGTTTGAAAATGGACGCTTACAAATCAATGCGTTAAATGGTGATAGCGTTGCTGAAGCACGCATTGAGCCGCAACGCATTGGCTTTTTATACGGTGGTAATACCGAAAGTCGCCAGATTCTCACCTATGATCAAATTCCGCAAACTTTGCTCGACATTCTGGTTGCCGTAGAGGATAGGGATTTCTATGATCATTGGGGGATTTCCATTATCGGCATTGCTCGCGCCTTGGTCGTAAATTTGACTCATGGTGCCCGTCGTCAAGGTGGATCTACCTTAACTCAGCAATTAGTAAAGAACATGTATTTGAGTTCGGAGCGAACCTATACACGTAAGCTGACTGAAGTCATTATGAGTTTGTTGCTTGAATATCACTATTCTAAGCAAGACATCATCACAGCCTATATGAACGAAGTGTATTTGGCGCAATTCGGTAATAGCGCATTACATGGATTTGCAGCGGCCAGTCAGCATTTCTTTGGACGTCCATTGAATGAGTTGAATATTGATGAATATGCCTTGCTGGTTGGTATGGTAAAAGGCCCTTCACTCTATAATCCGCAGCGCTCACCACAAAGGGCCAAGTCAAGACGCAATGTTGTATTGGGCGTGTTGAAAAGCCAAGGACGACTGACGGAGCAGGACTACCAAAGCCTGATCCAGCAGCCGATTAAGCTGGCTGATAACAAGCGTCAAAAGTCCATTTATGGGGATTATTTGGATCTGGTCGCCTTACAATTGTCCCGTGATTTTGATGAGATTACCTTAGCCACCCAGAATTTAAAAATTTACACCGGAGTGGACATTCGTGCGCAGCTGGCAGCAAGCCAAGCGATGCAGCGTCAGGTAGCGAATTTAGAACAAGGCGACCCCAAACTTAAAGGCTTACAAGGCGCTATGGTGGTAACAGATACGCGTACGGGACAAGTACGTGCCATCGTTGGATCCAGTGATCAATATTATACCGGTTTTAACCGTGCACTAGGTGCGGTGCGACCAATCGGTTCATTGGTCAAGCCGCCCTTGTATTTATCGGCTTTGGCCACTGGTCGATATACCTGGTGGAGTAAAGTTGAGGACAAACGTTTGCGTTTCAAAGTCGGTAGAGAGGTGTGGGCTCCTGAAAACTACGACAGACGTGAACATGGTGAGGTGCATTTATACGAAGCTATGGCGAAATCCTATAATTTGGCGACGCTTGCTTTGGCGAATCAAATCGGCTTTGATCGTATTGGAGAGACGTTACGTCAGCTTGGTGTAAAACGTCCCTTTACTATGCATCCAGCTATGGCGTTAGGAGCATTAGAGCTTTCTCCTTTTGAAGTATCTCGCTTGTATCAACCGATTGCTTCACAGGGGCAAAGCAATGAGTTAGGTGTAGTCTTGGCGGTAATGGATCAAGATAACCGTTTGTTGAAGCGCTTTAACCGTCAAACAGAGGTGCCATTTACGGATGGCGTGTTGGCTGTGACCTTGGATGGTATGACAAAAACACCGCAGATTGGTACAGCTCGAGCGGCACAAGCAGCCTTTCCTGAGCTTACATTTGCCGCAAAAACGGGCACCACCAACCAGCAAAAAGACAGTTGGTATGTGGGGATCACTGGAGACTATGCCACCACAGTTTGGTTAGGTGATGATGATAATGTGCCGATGAAGATTACGGGTAGCAGTGGCGCTCAAAAAGTCTGGATAGACTTTACACAGCATGTGAATCCAACTTCACTATCGTCTGCATTGCCACATGGTGTAGGACGTTTTCAAGTATTAAAAGACAGCTTTGAGTTGGCTGCTGATCGTTGTAATGATAAGGTGTCTTTGGCCTTTATTTTGGGGACTGAGCCTAAGAAGTCGACTTCATGTATCTGGCCTTTTTGA
- a CDS encoding transporter substrate-binding domain-containing protein yields MSVLRRLMNAFGLFLALCCAKLYAESVTNCSVLTATGNSEYPPFLWRDAAEPNQLQGSNRLIIDELSRRIKMPILLQHVGPWSRAQSEVKTGRVDIMAGVFYTRHRADYMDYFTPVLLHTKSVVWQRKSAAFAYHGKEDLIGHWGVTVINNSFGEEFDRFATEQLNILTVASLSQALKMLASNKVDYALYEMRPAQAYASLLRVDDQLAAVEPHISSEGLYLTLSKASPCNTSFIRHQIAIALQDMSQGGFMEQALQQGMEDWQSSSSQSLLIKD; encoded by the coding sequence ATGAGTGTTTTACGTCGATTAATGAATGCCTTTGGCTTATTTCTGGCCTTATGTTGCGCAAAGCTGTATGCCGAGAGTGTCACGAATTGTAGTGTTTTAACGGCCACTGGCAATTCTGAATATCCCCCTTTTTTGTGGCGTGATGCGGCTGAGCCAAATCAACTTCAAGGCAGTAACCGACTTATCATTGATGAGCTAAGTCGTCGCATTAAAATGCCGATTCTTTTACAGCATGTAGGCCCTTGGTCACGAGCGCAAAGTGAAGTGAAAACTGGTCGCGTGGATATCATGGCGGGTGTCTTTTATACCCGTCATCGTGCTGATTATATGGATTACTTTACGCCAGTGCTTTTACATACCAAGAGTGTTGTTTGGCAACGTAAATCAGCCGCTTTTGCTTATCATGGCAAAGAAGATCTAATAGGTCATTGGGGCGTTACCGTCATAAATAATAGCTTTGGTGAAGAGTTTGATCGTTTCGCAACCGAGCAGCTTAATATTTTAACTGTTGCCAGTTTGTCTCAAGCGTTAAAAATGTTAGCCAGTAATAAGGTTGATTATGCTTTGTATGAGATGCGTCCTGCACAAGCTTATGCCAGCCTGTTAAGAGTGGATGATCAGCTAGCTGCAGTCGAGCCGCATATTAGTAGTGAAGGCTTGTATTTGACTCTGTCAAAAGCCTCACCTTGTAATACCTCTTTTATTCGTCATCAAATTGCCATTGCATTACAAGATATGAGTCAAGGAGGTTTTATGGAGCAGGCTTTACAACAAGGCATGGAAGACTGGCAAAGCAGTTCGTCTCAATCCTTGCTAATTAAAGACTGA
- the glgA gene encoding glycogen synthase GlgA, whose product MKILFAASEIYPLIKTGGLADVAGALPLALRNKGHDVKLIMPAYQGILEKVDPILRSINLGNPFGVGDLRILETRIKENNTPIWLLQCQALYERDFGPYVDQNGQDFADNHLRFCALSWAAAKLVVDTSISEWQADILHLNDWQTGFAAAYLASWKLPHPPIVTTVHNLRYNGSFDMHKFADTQISYDLLTMHGMEFYGRFSGLKAGLVYADAITTVSPTYAREILTPEYGDGLDGVLNAMSDKLTGILNGVDYQQWNPAKDEHIAQTYDSNTLDNKNANKQALLQENKLNQDTSQLLFGVVSRLTEQKGLDLVLQALPEFLDTGVKFVLLGSGDKYLEEGFLALEKRYPQQVAIRLGYDEAYSHRLQAGVDVLLIPSRFEPCGLTQLYALKYGTLPLVRQTGGLADTVFEIGNTANGFHFEEANKEALSACMWRAMEAYRQTDKWKQRQLNAMQYDHSWESVTDNWQDLYQSLISKD is encoded by the coding sequence ATGAAAATACTATTCGCAGCCTCGGAAATTTACCCTTTGATAAAAACTGGCGGATTGGCTGATGTCGCAGGGGCCTTGCCTCTTGCTCTGCGAAACAAAGGCCATGACGTCAAACTCATCATGCCAGCATATCAAGGCATATTAGAAAAGGTAGACCCAATTCTGCGATCTATCAACTTAGGTAACCCTTTTGGTGTGGGGGATTTACGTATTCTTGAAACTCGCATAAAAGAAAACAACACTCCTATTTGGTTGCTTCAGTGCCAAGCCTTATATGAGCGTGATTTTGGTCCTTACGTGGACCAGAATGGTCAGGACTTTGCCGACAATCATCTGCGTTTTTGCGCACTCTCCTGGGCTGCGGCAAAGCTTGTGGTAGACACTAGCATCAGCGAATGGCAAGCAGACATTTTGCATCTAAACGATTGGCAAACCGGTTTTGCTGCTGCGTATCTCGCCAGTTGGAAATTACCTCATCCTCCCATAGTGACTACTGTCCATAATCTGAGATACAACGGCAGTTTTGATATGCATAAATTTGCTGACACACAAATCTCTTACGATTTACTCACTATGCATGGTATGGAATTCTACGGACGCTTTTCCGGCCTCAAAGCCGGCCTAGTGTATGCTGACGCCATTACAACAGTAAGCCCCACCTACGCTCGAGAAATACTGACGCCGGAATATGGCGATGGACTAGACGGGGTATTAAATGCCATGTCTGATAAATTAACAGGCATCTTAAATGGTGTCGATTATCAACAATGGAACCCAGCCAAAGATGAGCACATAGCACAAACATATGACTCAAACACTTTAGACAATAAAAACGCCAATAAACAAGCCCTATTGCAAGAAAACAAGTTAAACCAAGATACATCGCAACTGCTGTTTGGTGTCGTCAGCCGCCTCACAGAGCAAAAGGGTCTGGATTTGGTTCTTCAGGCATTACCTGAGTTTTTAGATACTGGGGTGAAATTTGTCCTTTTAGGGTCTGGAGATAAATACCTAGAAGAAGGGTTTTTGGCATTGGAAAAGCGCTACCCTCAGCAAGTTGCCATTCGCCTAGGTTACGACGAAGCCTATTCGCATCGCCTACAAGCTGGCGTTGATGTATTACTGATTCCATCTCGCTTCGAGCCTTGTGGATTAACACAATTATACGCACTGAAATATGGAACCTTACCTCTCGTTAGACAAACGGGAGGTCTAGCAGATACTGTATTTGAAATAGGTAATACAGCCAATGGCTTTCATTTTGAAGAAGCCAACAAGGAGGCTTTAAGTGCTTGTATGTGGCGTGCTATGGAAGCTTATCGTCAAACCGATAAATGGAAACAAAGACAGTTAAATGCCATGCAATACGACCACAGCTGGGAAAGCGTCACAGATAATTGGCAAGACTTGTATCAGTCTTTAATTAGCAAGGATTGA
- the glgC gene encoding glucose-1-phosphate adenylyltransferase, with the protein MDLNTACTNTLAIILAGGRGSRLKQLTDQRSKPAVPIAGKYKIIDFPLSNCINSGMRRIAVLTQYRSHTLNQHVQRGWNFLRSDFNEFIELWPAQQQTGGDWYRGTADAVYQNLAMIKDLHSEYILVLAGDHVYKQDYSLMLREHIASGADVTVSCIEVPVAEANQFGIMHVDNEDNIIAFEEKPSHPPTMPGKTDVSLASMGIYIFNTKFLSENLCSDAKDMESSHDFGKDLIPYFVGRCKIKAHHFSRSVVSNSSYPKRAYWRDVGTLTAYWEANMDLTKLVPELDLYDECWPIRTAHYQRPAAKFNYNYEERIGTALNSVVSAGCIVSGSTVEQSILFNNVRVNSYSYVNKSVILPRCDIGRHCRLNNVIVDSDCRIPEGTIIGEDEQADKARFYRNDDGITLVTQDMIEALSVPSSIPSPAPPVEISSPLVLEK; encoded by the coding sequence ATGGATTTAAATACTGCGTGTACAAATACCTTGGCTATTATTTTGGCTGGTGGACGAGGCTCTAGGTTAAAACAGTTAACGGATCAACGCTCTAAGCCTGCCGTTCCTATCGCGGGGAAGTATAAAATTATTGATTTCCCACTATCAAATTGTATCAATTCAGGCATGCGCCGCATTGCTGTTTTGACGCAATATCGATCTCATACTTTGAATCAGCATGTGCAAAGGGGGTGGAACTTTTTACGTTCGGACTTTAATGAATTTATTGAATTATGGCCCGCTCAGCAACAAACGGGAGGTGATTGGTATCGAGGAACAGCGGATGCCGTTTATCAGAATTTAGCAATGATAAAAGATTTGCACAGCGAATACATTTTGGTGTTAGCGGGGGATCATGTTTACAAACAAGATTACAGCTTGATGCTTCGGGAACACATTGCCAGTGGCGCCGATGTCACAGTCTCTTGTATTGAAGTGCCTGTAGCGGAAGCGAACCAGTTCGGCATAATGCATGTGGATAATGAGGACAATATCATTGCTTTTGAAGAGAAACCCAGTCATCCACCAACCATGCCAGGTAAAACCGATGTGTCATTAGCCAGTATGGGAATCTATATTTTCAATACCAAGTTTCTTTCTGAGAACCTGTGTTCAGATGCCAAAGATATGGAATCCAGTCACGATTTTGGTAAAGATTTAATTCCCTATTTTGTTGGTCGCTGCAAAATCAAAGCGCATCACTTTTCAAGAAGTGTAGTGTCGAACTCAAGTTACCCTAAGCGAGCTTATTGGCGTGACGTGGGAACTTTAACCGCTTACTGGGAAGCCAATATGGACCTGACTAAGCTGGTGCCTGAATTGGATTTGTATGATGAATGTTGGCCGATTCGTACTGCCCATTATCAGCGACCAGCTGCCAAGTTTAATTACAATTATGAAGAGCGAATCGGTACGGCACTGAATTCAGTGGTATCGGCAGGTTGTATTGTTTCTGGTTCTACAGTTGAGCAGTCTATTTTATTTAATAATGTGCGAGTGAATTCCTATTCCTATGTTAACAAAAGTGTTATTTTGCCACGCTGCGACATAGGTCGACATTGTCGGCTCAACAATGTCATCGTTGATTCCGATTGCCGTATTCCAGAAGGAACGATAATTGGTGAAGATGAGCAAGCGGATAAAGCACGTTTTTACCGTAATGACGACGGCATTACCTTAGTGACTCAAGATATGATAGAGGCATTATCTGTGCCATCTTCTATTCCATCACCCGCTCCACCCGTTGAAATAAGTTCGCCATTAGTGCTTGAAAAGTGA
- a CDS encoding riboflavin synthase subunit alpha: protein MFTGIIQGRANVQSVTQVGRNKRLVIIFPEGVMLGQQLGASVAINGVCLTVAEIAHDVLTFDVIDTTLALTNIGDLQVGDEVNFERAARMGDEIGGHVMSGHIMTSVTVSRVERVGESVHIRFVTDRQDEVDARRYLFDKGYVGLNGASLTISAIGDDWLEVSLIPETLRLTTFDSLAVGDKVNLEIDAHTQATVDTVERVLKEKGIVLP, encoded by the coding sequence ATGTTTACTGGTATTATTCAAGGCCGAGCAAATGTTCAGTCGGTTACTCAAGTTGGCCGCAATAAGCGTTTGGTTATCATCTTTCCAGAAGGCGTAATGTTAGGACAACAACTGGGTGCCAGTGTTGCTATTAATGGTGTTTGTTTGACCGTGGCGGAAATAGCTCATGATGTACTGACCTTTGATGTAATCGATACCACACTTGCTTTAACGAATATTGGTGACTTGCAAGTGGGAGATGAGGTGAACTTTGAACGTGCTGCACGAATGGGAGATGAAATTGGTGGGCATGTGATGTCTGGACACATTATGACGTCCGTGACTGTGTCTCGTGTGGAACGTGTAGGTGAAAGCGTACACATTCGCTTTGTTACTGATCGCCAGGACGAAGTAGATGCGCGACGTTATCTTTTTGATAAGGGATATGTCGGCTTGAACGGTGCCAGTTTGACGATCAGTGCCATTGGTGATGATTGGTTGGAAGTCTCATTGATTCCTGAAACTTTACGTTTAACCACATTTGATTCTCTTGCCGTTGGCGATAAGGTTAATCTGGAGATAGACGCACATACGCAAGCGACTGTGGATACGGTAGAGCGCGTTTTGAAAGAGAAAGGCATAGTGTTGCCATAG
- the lepA gene encoding translation elongation factor 4: MSSNNLKHIRNFSIIAHIDHGKSTLADRFIQACEGLSEREMSAQVLDSMDIERERGITIKAQSVTLDYQAKDGQTYQLNFIDTPGHVDFSYEVSRSLAACEGALLVVDAAQGVEAQSVANCYTAIEQGLEVMPVLNKIDLPQAEPERVSAEIEEIIGIDAADAVTCSAKTGLGVEDVLERLVSTVPPPEGDVDAPLQALIIDSWFDNYLGVVSLVRIKQGTLRKKDKIFIKSTKQTHPVDMAGIFTPKRKETGILKAGEVGYVVAGIKDIHGAPVGDTITHASTPDVEQLSGFQKVKPQVYAGVFPVSSDDYEDFRVALGKLTLNDASLFYEPESSDALGFGFRCGFLGMLHMEIIQERLEREYNLDLITTAPTVVYEIELNNGEVVYVDSPSKMPDPGTVKEMREPIVEANILVPQEFLGNVITLCVEKRGIQKDMQYVGRQVQLRYELPMNEVVMDFFDKLKSCSRGFASLDYSFSHFSAASLCRLDILINGERVDALALIMHKDNVQFKGRALCEKMKDLIPRQMFDVAIQGAVGAKIISRTTVKALRKNVTAKCYGGDVSRKKKLLQKQKEGKKRMKQVGNVEVPQSAFLAVLQLDS; the protein is encoded by the coding sequence GTGTCTTCAAATAACCTTAAGCATATACGCAATTTCAGTATTATAGCCCACATTGACCATGGAAAATCCACTTTGGCTGATCGCTTTATTCAAGCTTGTGAAGGTTTGAGTGAACGTGAAATGTCCGCTCAGGTACTTGACTCAATGGACATTGAGCGCGAACGAGGTATCACTATTAAGGCGCAAAGTGTGACCTTAGATTATCAAGCCAAAGATGGTCAAACCTACCAGCTTAATTTCATCGATACCCCTGGACACGTAGATTTTTCCTATGAAGTATCTCGCTCATTAGCGGCTTGTGAAGGTGCTTTGTTGGTGGTAGATGCCGCGCAAGGCGTGGAAGCTCAATCGGTTGCAAACTGTTACACCGCTATTGAGCAAGGGTTAGAAGTTATGCCTGTGTTGAATAAAATTGACCTGCCACAGGCTGAGCCGGAGCGTGTTAGTGCTGAAATTGAAGAAATAATTGGTATTGATGCCGCCGATGCGGTGACTTGTTCTGCGAAAACGGGTTTAGGTGTAGAAGATGTTTTAGAGCGCCTTGTATCAACAGTTCCGCCACCAGAAGGGGATGTCGACGCGCCTCTGCAGGCGTTGATCATTGATTCTTGGTTTGATAATTACTTGGGTGTAGTGTCCTTAGTGCGCATCAAACAAGGGACATTACGTAAGAAAGATAAGATTTTTATTAAGTCGACAAAACAAACTCACCCTGTTGATATGGCAGGTATTTTTACACCGAAACGTAAAGAAACCGGTATTCTTAAAGCTGGTGAAGTAGGTTATGTGGTGGCTGGTATCAAAGACATTCATGGTGCGCCAGTGGGGGATACCATCACGCATGCCAGCACTCCAGATGTTGAACAATTATCTGGTTTCCAGAAAGTAAAGCCTCAGGTTTATGCGGGGGTGTTTCCTGTCAGCTCTGACGATTACGAAGATTTTCGTGTGGCGCTAGGTAAACTGACCCTAAACGACGCATCCTTGTTCTATGAACCAGAAAGTTCGGATGCTTTAGGTTTCGGTTTCCGTTGTGGTTTCTTAGGCATGTTGCACATGGAAATCATTCAGGAGCGTTTAGAGCGAGAATACAATCTTGACCTGATTACTACCGCGCCAACGGTTGTCTATGAAATCGAGTTGAACAATGGCGAGGTGGTTTACGTAGACAGTCCATCCAAAATGCCTGATCCTGGTACGGTCAAAGAAATGCGTGAGCCCATTGTAGAAGCCAATATTTTAGTACCTCAAGAATTCCTTGGTAATGTGATTACCTTGTGTGTTGAAAAGCGTGGCATCCAAAAAGACATGCAATACGTTGGTCGTCAGGTGCAATTGCGTTACGAATTACCCATGAACGAAGTGGTGATGGATTTCTTTGACAAACTCAAATCTTGCAGTCGTGGATTTGCCTCTTTGGATTACAGTTTCTCGCATTTCAGTGCTGCGTCTTTGTGTCGTTTGGACATTTTGATTAATGGTGAAAGAGTGGATGCGTTGGCTCTTATCATGCACAAAGACAATGTGCAATTTAAAGGTCGTGCTTTGTGTGAAAAGATGAAAGATTTGATACCTCGTCAAATGTTTGATGTGGCCATACAGGGTGCGGTGGGCGCTAAGATTATTTCTCGAACCACAGTAAAAGCCTTACGTAAAAATGTAACCGCTAAGTGTTACGGTGGTGACGTGAGTCGTAAGAAGAAACTCTTACAGAAGCAGAAAGAAGGTAAGAAGCGTATGAAGCAGGTGGGTAACGTTGAAGTGCCACAATCTGCTTTCCTTGCCGTTTTACAATTAGACAGCTAA
- the lepB gene encoding signal peptidase I: protein MGFDFELILAAAFLITGAAWLYDRLVYAPKRKQVLSNMSDDAKQSLSKDAKERLADTPKLVLEIKSYFLIIAVIFGLRSFVVEPFQIPSGSMLPTLQIGDFILVNKFDYGIRLPVTNTTLIKTTEPKRGDVVVFKYPLDPSLNYIKRLVGLPGDKISYHDKILTINGEQVSKDFVADLPISLNPNREPVTLYQENLGGVEHAIYNSNRNTPHEGDWVVPEGHYFVMGDNRDNSADSRFWGFVPEENMKGQAFYVWLHWDKFFSLPSFKNNGLIE from the coding sequence ATGGGGTTTGATTTTGAATTAATACTGGCTGCAGCCTTTTTGATTACTGGTGCTGCGTGGTTATACGACCGTCTTGTTTATGCTCCTAAGCGAAAGCAAGTATTGTCAAACATGAGTGACGACGCTAAGCAATCCTTGAGCAAAGATGCTAAAGAACGTTTAGCCGATACGCCAAAGCTGGTGTTAGAAATCAAATCCTACTTCCTTATCATTGCGGTGATATTTGGTTTACGTTCTTTTGTAGTGGAGCCTTTCCAAATTCCATCGGGTTCTATGTTGCCGACTTTACAAATTGGTGATTTCATCTTAGTGAATAAGTTTGATTATGGTATTCGTTTGCCTGTCACCAATACTACCTTGATTAAAACTACCGAACCAAAGCGTGGTGACGTGGTGGTATTTAAATACCCACTTGATCCAAGTCTGAACTATATTAAACGTTTAGTAGGTTTACCTGGGGATAAGATCAGTTATCACGATAAAATTTTAACCATTAATGGTGAGCAGGTTAGTAAAGATTTTGTGGCAGATTTGCCCATCTCGCTGAATCCTAATCGAGAGCCTGTGACCTTATACCAAGAAAACTTGGGTGGAGTAGAGCACGCTATCTACAACAGTAATCGCAATACTCCTCATGAAGGCGATTGGGTGGTACCAGAAGGCCATTACTTTGTTATGGGGGATAACCGTGACAACAGTGCTGATAGTCGTTTTTGGGGATTTGTACCAGAAGAAAATATGAAGGGCCAAGCGTTTTATGTTTGGTTGCATTGGGATAAGTTTTTTAGCCTCCCGAGTTTTAAAAATAACGGTTTGATTGAATAA
- the rnc gene encoding ribonuclease III — translation MSSLYQKLCRRIGYYFADLGLLELALTHRSYGGKNNERLEFLGDSILNYVIAEDLFHRFPKAKEGELSRLRASLVKGDTLAELAREFQLGDYLKLGAGELKSGGFRRDSILADSVEGIIGAMYLDAGMDVCRQHILEWYKERLNATSLKVITKDAKTRLQEYLQARKHALPQYDVVDIVGEPHDQTFHVHCHIELYSEAIKGSGNSRRIAEQNAAAKALEKLEQVDV, via the coding sequence TTGAGTTCACTTTATCAGAAGTTGTGTCGGCGAATTGGTTACTATTTTGCTGACCTTGGGTTACTTGAACTGGCGCTGACGCACCGTAGTTACGGTGGCAAAAACAATGAGCGCTTAGAGTTCTTAGGTGATTCAATTCTCAATTATGTGATTGCGGAAGACTTGTTTCATCGTTTTCCAAAAGCCAAGGAAGGGGAATTAAGTCGTCTGCGAGCTTCATTAGTTAAGGGCGATACCTTGGCGGAATTGGCGCGTGAATTTCAATTAGGTGACTACCTTAAGCTGGGAGCTGGCGAGTTGAAGAGTGGTGGTTTCCGTCGAGACTCCATTCTAGCTGACAGTGTTGAAGGTATTATTGGCGCTATGTACTTGGATGCAGGTATGGATGTTTGTCGTCAACATATTTTGGAGTGGTACAAAGAGCGTCTGAACGCAACTTCTTTGAAAGTGATAACGAAAGACGCAAAAACCCGTTTGCAAGAATACTTGCAAGCTCGTAAGCATGCTCTGCCTCAGTATGATGTGGTGGATATCGTGGGAGAGCCGCACGATCAAACTTTTCATGTCCATTGTCATATCGAACTGTATAGTGAAGCGATAAAAGGCAGTGGCAACAGTCGTCGCATTGCTGAGCAAAACGCGGCCGCTAAAGCCCTTGAAAAATTGGAACAAGTGGATGTCTGA